In Elaeis guineensis isolate ETL-2024a chromosome 1, EG11, whole genome shotgun sequence, a genomic segment contains:
- the LOC105039408 gene encoding homeobox-leucine zipper protein HAT9-like gives MEGDECNISLGLAIGGGGLFSSNQSRNNGRKPPVQFHVLFPPQPKGEEEEEEPITEEQHVNKSRSRSKNIDEEEDTSTKDMSDGVSNQVGMRKKLRLTKEQLTLLENSFQEHNTLNSTQKQALADQLNLRSRQVEVWFQNRRARTKLKQTEVDCEFLKKCCENLSNENRRLKRELEELKSMKPGCPFYVGIPKVATLNLCPSCERTVAAGSEKGNGDLDAMKSQRVPLKNGLVGLQN, from the exons ATGGAAGGAGATGAATGCAACATTAGCCTTGGGCTTGCAATAGGTGGTGGTGGGCTCTTCTCCTCTAACCAGAGTCGCAACAATGGCCGGAAGCCTCCTGTTCAATTCCACGTCCTATTTCCCCCCCAGCcgaaaggagaagaggaagaagaagagccgATAACAGAAGAACAACATGTAAACAAATCGAGATCAAGATCCAAGAACATCGATGAAGAGGAGGATACCAGCACCAAGGATATGAGTGATGGCGTCAGCAACCAAGTTGGCATGAGGAAGAAGCTCCGGCTCACTAAAGAACAGCTAACGTTGCTTGAAAACAGCTTTCAAGAGCACAACACCCTTAATTCG ACCCAGAAACAGGCACTGGCCGACCAATTAAACCTCCGGTCTCGACAAGTTGAAGTCTGGTTCCAGAATAGAAGAGCTAG GACTAAATTGAAGCAGACTGAGGTGGACTGTGAATTCCTCAAGAAGTGCTGCGAGAACCTAAGCAACGAGAACCGGAGGCTAAAAAGAGAACTGGAAGAGCTGAAGTCGATGAAGCCCGGGTGTCCGTTCTACGTCGGCATCCCAAAGGTGGCGACACTGAACTTGTGCCCATCCTGCGAGCGGACCGTGGCGGCCGGCAGTGAAAAAGGAAACGGTGATCTGGATGCCATGAAAAGCCAACGGGTCCCTCTAAAGAATGGACTTGTCGGCCTTCAGAACTAA